A window from Mycolicibacterium tokaiense encodes these proteins:
- a CDS encoding AAA family ATPase has translation MLIWINGAFGAGKTHTAHELHRRLPGSHVADPELIGFAMHKMLPAAARDDFQDLPGWRAAVVATLRATEQAADGPVIVPMTIVRADYFDEIVGALRTEVDLRHVTLVASPATLQARLGTRLEALGSRVFGGDGTWAMRQIDRCVTELADPRFATHVPTDDRTLDQVVEAVADDVGLKLGRPRLSPMRFQLHRLSVAARHIRV, from the coding sequence GTGTTGATCTGGATCAATGGGGCCTTCGGCGCGGGCAAGACCCACACTGCCCACGAACTGCACCGTCGCCTCCCGGGCAGCCACGTCGCCGATCCCGAGCTGATCGGGTTCGCGATGCACAAGATGCTCCCGGCGGCGGCGCGGGACGATTTCCAGGACCTGCCGGGGTGGCGCGCGGCGGTGGTGGCAACGCTGCGTGCTACCGAGCAGGCGGCCGACGGGCCGGTGATCGTGCCGATGACGATCGTGCGCGCCGACTATTTCGACGAGATCGTCGGCGCCCTGCGCACCGAAGTGGACCTGCGGCACGTCACGCTGGTGGCCTCTCCGGCGACGCTGCAGGCCCGCCTCGGGACGCGCCTCGAGGCACTCGGCAGCCGGGTGTTCGGCGGCGACGGCACCTGGGCCATGCGGCAGATCGACCGCTGCGTCACCGAACTGGCCGACCCCCGGTTCGCCACCCACGTGCCCACCGACGACCGGACACTGGACCAGGTAGTGGAGGCCGTTGCCGACGACGTCGGACTGAAGCTGGGTCGACCGCGGCTGTCGCCCATGCGTTTTCAGCTACACCGGCTCTCGGTGGCAGCCCGGCACATCCGGGTGTGA
- a CDS encoding 1-aminocyclopropane-1-carboxylate deaminase: MALSDFPRYPLTFGPSPVHPLERLTRHLGGAQIWAKREDCNSGLAYGGNKTRKLEYIVPDALAQGADTLVSIGGYQSNHTRQVAAVAAKLGLKARLVQEKWVDWDDPVNDRVGNILLSRIMGADVRLDPAGFDIGIRSSWEEALREVEEAGGKPYPIPAGASEHPLGGLGFANWAYEVAQQEAELGVFFDTIVVCTVTGSTHAGMIAGFAGQDRPRRVLGIDASATLDKTRAQVERIARHTASLIGLERELRDDEITVLEGWAGDLYGIPVQSTLDAITLTGRLEGMIIDPVYEGKSMAGLIDLVKDGTISRDSTVLYAHLGGQPALNAYSGVFS, from the coding sequence ATGGCACTCTCCGATTTCCCACGATACCCACTGACCTTCGGGCCCAGCCCCGTGCACCCGCTGGAGCGGCTGACCCGGCACCTCGGCGGGGCGCAGATCTGGGCCAAACGGGAAGACTGCAACTCCGGCTTGGCATACGGGGGCAACAAGACCCGCAAACTGGAGTACATCGTCCCCGACGCGCTGGCCCAGGGCGCCGACACCCTGGTCTCCATCGGCGGCTACCAGAGCAACCACACCCGCCAGGTGGCCGCGGTGGCCGCCAAGCTGGGCCTCAAGGCGCGGTTGGTACAGGAGAAGTGGGTGGACTGGGACGATCCCGTCAACGACCGGGTGGGCAACATCCTGCTCTCCCGCATCATGGGCGCCGATGTCCGGTTGGACCCCGCCGGCTTCGACATCGGCATCCGCTCCTCCTGGGAAGAGGCCCTGCGCGAAGTCGAGGAGGCCGGGGGCAAGCCGTACCCGATCCCCGCCGGCGCCTCCGAACATCCCCTCGGCGGCCTGGGTTTTGCCAACTGGGCCTATGAGGTGGCGCAGCAGGAGGCCGAACTCGGCGTCTTCTTCGACACCATCGTCGTCTGCACCGTCACCGGCTCCACCCACGCCGGCATGATCGCCGGGTTCGCCGGGCAGGATCGGCCGCGGCGGGTGCTCGGCATCGATGCCTCCGCCACCCTCGACAAAACGCGGGCCCAGGTGGAGCGCATCGCGCGGCACACCGCGTCGCTCATCGGTCTGGAGCGGGAGCTGCGCGACGACGAGATCACCGTGCTCGAGGGCTGGGCCGGCGACCTCTACGGCATCCCGGTGCAGTCCACGCTGGACGCGATCACGCTGACCGGGCGGCTGGAAGGCATGATCATCGACCCGGTGTACGAGGGCAAGTCGATGGCCGGGCTGATCGATCTGGTGAAAGACGGCACCATCTCCCGGGATTCGACGGTCCTGTACGCACATCTGGGTGGCCAGCCCGCGCTCAACGCCTACTCGGGAGTGTTCTCCTAG
- a CDS encoding GntR family transcriptional regulator: MPVPQKTAPKRQLLRDDAFNAIRAAIVDGTLEPEEKLIDTELSAWLGVSRTPIREALARLEAAGLVQTRPGRYTMVSPLDIRALQDAQSVVAAMQELAVRDAVPAMTDEHIEAMRLANDRFSLALRAQDVDAAIAADDEFHAVAVDLCANAAVAAVLDQYMPVLRRMERARFSALVGRSSVDQHSEIITLAEAGDAEGAGRAARLNWMTLQPE, translated from the coding sequence ATGCCGGTACCCCAGAAGACCGCGCCCAAGCGGCAGCTGCTCCGTGATGACGCGTTCAACGCCATCCGGGCGGCCATCGTCGACGGCACGCTGGAGCCCGAAGAAAAGCTGATCGACACCGAACTCAGCGCCTGGCTGGGCGTCAGCCGCACTCCGATCCGGGAAGCACTGGCCCGGCTGGAGGCTGCCGGGCTGGTGCAGACCCGCCCCGGTCGCTACACCATGGTCAGCCCGCTGGACATCCGGGCGCTGCAGGACGCGCAGTCGGTGGTGGCAGCCATGCAGGAGCTGGCCGTGCGCGACGCGGTTCCGGCTATGACGGACGAGCACATCGAGGCCATGCGTCTGGCCAATGACCGATTCAGCCTCGCGCTGCGCGCTCAGGATGTGGACGCAGCGATCGCCGCTGACGACGAGTTCCACGCTGTGGCAGTGGATCTGTGTGCCAACGCCGCGGTCGCCGCGGTGCTGGACCAGTACATGCCGGTATTGCGCCGGATGGAACGGGCGCGTTTCTCCGCGTTGGTCGGGCGCTCGTCGGTGGACCAGCATTCCGAGATCATCACTCTGGCGGAGGCGGGTGACGCCGAGGGCGCCGGCCGCGCGGCGCGGCTGAACTGGATGACGCTGCAGCCTGAATGA
- a CDS encoding SDR family NAD(P)-dependent oxidoreductase, which yields MTILDTFRLDDAVVIVTGASSGLGVAFAQAFAEAGADVALGARRVERLSDTAALVTSAGRRAITVGTDVSDPDACQALVDATMEAFGRVDVLINNAGIGTAVPATRETPDEFRKVVDVNLDGSYWMAQACARVMQPGSSVINIASVLGITTAGLPQAAYAASKAAVIGLTRDLAQQWGSRKGIRVNALAPGFFKTEMTDEYKPGYLDTQMARVVLGRTGDPAELAASAVWLASRAGGYVTGQTITVDGGFTIT from the coding sequence ATGACCATTCTCGACACGTTTCGGCTCGACGATGCGGTGGTCATCGTCACCGGCGCATCCTCCGGACTCGGCGTGGCCTTCGCGCAGGCGTTCGCCGAAGCCGGCGCCGACGTCGCCCTCGGCGCCCGACGCGTCGAAAGACTCTCCGACACAGCGGCTCTGGTGACATCTGCCGGCCGCCGCGCGATCACCGTCGGCACCGATGTCTCCGATCCCGATGCCTGCCAGGCGCTGGTGGACGCCACCATGGAGGCGTTCGGGCGGGTCGACGTGCTGATCAACAACGCAGGGATCGGCACCGCTGTCCCCGCCACCCGGGAGACCCCGGACGAGTTCCGCAAGGTGGTCGACGTCAACCTCGACGGCTCGTACTGGATGGCGCAGGCGTGCGCCCGGGTGATGCAGCCGGGCAGTTCGGTGATCAACATCGCCAGCGTCCTGGGCATCACCACCGCTGGGTTGCCGCAGGCCGCCTACGCCGCGTCGAAGGCGGCCGTCATCGGCCTGACCCGCGATCTGGCCCAACAGTGGGGCTCCCGCAAGGGGATTCGGGTCAACGCCCTGGCCCCCGGATTCTTCAAGACCGAGATGACCGACGAGTACAAGCCCGGTTATCTGGACACCCAGATGGCGCGTGTGGTGCTCGGCCGCACCGGCGACCCCGCCGAGTTGGCCGCCAGTGCGGTGTGGTTGGCATCGCGAGCCGGCGGCTACGTCACCGGCCAGACCATCACCGTCGACGGCGGCTTCACCATCACCTGA
- a CDS encoding acyl-CoA dehydrogenase family protein encodes MIDFEIPDELAALRDKVRAFVADKVVPYETDPRVTRHGPNEDLRTELVGLARDAGLLTFQAPRRLGGREPSHVEQAVLFEAAGWSTLGPVALNCAAPDEGNMFLLSKIADPAQTEEFLVPVVEGRQRSVFAMTEPEGAGSDPNQLATEAIFDGTDYVINGRKWLITGARGARTWIIMARVAPNSSGADGPTLFLCDGDTPGIEIERIMDTMDRNYVEGHGVVVFNDLRLPASAVLGEIGQAFRYAQLRLAPARLTHCMRWLGAASRAHAIAVEHARTRTAFGKPLGEHQGVGFMIADNEIALQQCRLAIWWACWTLDQGAKGRHESSMVKSMVSEELFKVADRCVQILGGIGISDETPVGAIFSDIRAFRLYDGPTEVHKYAIARQALRSPS; translated from the coding sequence GTGATCGACTTCGAGATCCCCGACGAACTGGCGGCCCTGCGCGACAAGGTGCGCGCCTTTGTGGCCGACAAGGTCGTGCCGTACGAGACCGACCCCCGCGTCACCCGGCACGGACCCAACGAGGATCTGCGCACCGAGTTGGTGGGCCTGGCCCGCGACGCGGGTCTGCTCACCTTCCAGGCGCCCCGCCGACTCGGCGGCCGTGAGCCCTCCCATGTAGAGCAGGCCGTGCTCTTCGAGGCGGCGGGCTGGTCGACGCTCGGTCCGGTGGCACTCAACTGCGCTGCTCCCGATGAGGGCAACATGTTCCTGCTGTCGAAGATCGCCGACCCCGCCCAGACCGAGGAGTTCCTGGTGCCGGTGGTCGAGGGGCGACAGCGATCGGTGTTCGCGATGACCGAACCCGAGGGTGCCGGGTCCGACCCCAATCAGCTTGCCACCGAAGCGATCTTCGACGGCACCGACTACGTGATCAACGGCCGCAAGTGGCTGATCACCGGTGCACGCGGTGCACGGACCTGGATCATCATGGCCCGGGTGGCCCCCAACTCCTCCGGCGCCGACGGCCCCACGTTGTTCCTCTGCGACGGCGACACCCCGGGTATCGAGATCGAACGCATCATGGACACCATGGACCGCAACTACGTCGAGGGCCACGGCGTGGTGGTGTTCAACGATCTGCGGCTGCCCGCCTCGGCGGTGCTCGGTGAGATCGGTCAGGCGTTCCGCTACGCCCAGCTGCGGCTGGCGCCCGCCCGGCTGACCCACTGCATGCGCTGGCTCGGCGCCGCGTCCCGCGCCCACGCCATCGCCGTCGAACATGCCCGCACCCGAACGGCTTTCGGTAAGCCGCTGGGTGAGCACCAGGGTGTGGGCTTCATGATCGCCGACAACGAGATCGCACTGCAGCAGTGCCGGCTGGCGATCTGGTGGGCCTGCTGGACCCTGGACCAGGGCGCCAAGGGCAGGCACGAGTCGTCGATGGTGAAGTCGATGGTCTCCGAGGAACTGTTCAAGGTCGCCGACCGGTGTGTCCAGATCCTGGGCGGCATCGGCATTTCCGACGAAACCCCGGTGGGGGCCATTTTCTCCGACATCCGCGCCTTCCGGCTCTACGACGGGCCCACCGAGGTGCACAAGTACGCGATCGCCCGGCAAGCACTGAGGAGTCCGTCATGA
- a CDS encoding phosphotransferase family protein: MTEHGLGDGPLTAVTPITGGTQNVMLRFERSGRPYVFRRGPLHLRPVSNKVILRETTVLQALADTDVPHPRLIAVCDDTSVLGDAVFYLMEPVDGFNAGAALPDLHAGDPQIRYRMGLSMADALARLGAVDHVAVGLADFGKPDGFLERQVPRWTAELESYSSFDNYPGAQIPGFAEVSTWLQTHLPTHWTPGIMHGDYHSANVMFSPTGPDVVAIVDWEMCTIGDPLLDLGWMMATWHLPGESEVLEHALMKAGGLATPAEIVEYYGRNSSRDLSNITWYAAMACFKLGVILEGTHARACAGKAPKEIGDLLHTATLRLFDRAQTFMEGGL, encoded by the coding sequence ATGACCGAACACGGGCTGGGCGACGGCCCGCTGACCGCCGTCACGCCCATCACCGGCGGCACCCAGAACGTGATGCTGCGTTTCGAGCGCTCCGGGCGCCCATATGTGTTTCGGCGCGGCCCGCTGCACCTGCGACCGGTCAGCAACAAGGTGATCCTGCGCGAGACCACGGTGCTACAGGCGCTGGCCGACACCGACGTCCCCCACCCCCGCCTGATCGCCGTGTGCGATGACACCTCCGTACTCGGGGACGCGGTGTTCTACCTGATGGAGCCCGTCGACGGCTTCAATGCCGGTGCCGCGCTGCCGGATCTGCACGCCGGCGACCCGCAGATCCGCTACCGGATGGGCCTGTCCATGGCCGACGCGCTGGCCCGACTCGGCGCCGTGGACCACGTGGCGGTCGGACTGGCCGACTTCGGCAAACCGGACGGATTCCTGGAACGTCAGGTGCCCCGGTGGACCGCAGAACTGGAGTCCTACAGCAGCTTCGACAACTACCCCGGTGCGCAGATCCCCGGCTTCGCCGAGGTGTCGACCTGGCTGCAGACACACCTGCCCACGCACTGGACGCCGGGCATCATGCACGGCGACTACCACTCGGCCAATGTGATGTTCTCGCCCACCGGGCCGGACGTGGTGGCCATCGTCGACTGGGAGATGTGCACCATCGGCGACCCACTGCTCGATCTCGGCTGGATGATGGCCACCTGGCACCTACCCGGCGAGAGCGAGGTGCTGGAGCACGCACTGATGAAGGCCGGCGGACTGGCCACCCCCGCCGAGATCGTGGAGTACTACGGCCGCAACAGTTCCCGCGACCTGTCGAACATCACCTGGTATGCGGCCATGGCGTGCTTCAAGCTCGGTGTCATCCTGGAAGGCACCCACGCCCGCGCGTGTGCCGGCAAGGCCCCCAAGGAGATCGGCGATCTGCTGCACACCGCGACCCTGCGGTTGTTCGACCGCGCACAGACATTCATGGAGGGCGGATTGTGA
- a CDS encoding DeoR/GlpR family DNA-binding transcription regulator produces the protein MLPVERHEAIVEAVSAAQAVSTDELVRRLGVSAETVRRDLALLEGKGALRRVHGGAAPVESRRVIEPSYTERSMIRHQAKAQLARLAAGLLENGQTVVIDIGTTAVAVAQAIPRSFTGTVVTPSLPVAIELTERAGVEVLLAGGRVRPGDLACSSAHAKAFFADIYADIALLGSGGVHAEAGLTDFHLDEIDVRRTIIANSARSYILADSSKVGQVAPYRVCPLRSVTGLITDTDTDAGVAAAFAETGGVVLSARP, from the coding sequence GTGCTGCCGGTCGAACGTCACGAAGCGATCGTGGAGGCGGTCAGCGCCGCGCAAGCGGTCAGCACCGATGAGCTGGTCCGCCGACTCGGGGTGTCGGCGGAAACCGTGCGGCGCGATCTGGCCCTGCTCGAAGGGAAGGGCGCGCTGCGCCGGGTACATGGCGGCGCCGCCCCGGTGGAGAGCAGGCGCGTCATCGAGCCGTCCTACACCGAGCGGTCCATGATCCGGCACCAGGCGAAAGCCCAGCTGGCGCGGCTGGCAGCCGGCCTGCTGGAGAACGGACAGACCGTCGTCATCGACATCGGCACCACCGCGGTGGCGGTGGCGCAGGCCATTCCCCGCAGTTTCACCGGCACCGTCGTCACGCCGTCGTTGCCCGTCGCGATCGAGTTGACCGAGCGCGCCGGGGTCGAGGTCCTGCTTGCCGGCGGGCGGGTCCGCCCGGGAGACCTGGCCTGCTCCAGCGCCCACGCCAAGGCGTTCTTCGCCGACATCTACGCCGACATCGCGCTGCTGGGTTCCGGCGGGGTACATGCCGAAGCCGGCCTCACCGACTTCCACCTCGACGAGATCGACGTGCGGCGCACCATCATCGCCAACAGCGCGCGCAGCTACATCCTGGCCGACTCGTCCAAGGTCGGGCAGGTGGCGCCCTACCGGGTGTGCCCGCTGCGCTCGGTCACCGGCCTGATCACCGACACCGACACCGACGCGGGGGTGGCCGCCGCCTTCGCCGAGACGGGAGGGGTGGTGCTCTCAGCACGTCCGTGA
- a CDS encoding amino acid permease, with the protein MTHSSRQSEPDGVAQFGYTESLERSTGRFASFAVAFAFVSIATGIFTTYGSVLGSSGPMGIWTWPIVIVGQLAVALLLGALAARIPVTGYAYQWVSRLANPILGWITGWISFTFLAIVVVAVDYTVASTVVPALFDFEGTAATAFLITAGVLLLQALLVGLSMKWTERVNNFAVTAELIGMVALVVLLFIVGVAAHKLSADNLFSTGAVPAEGYWSFGTATAAGPWMLAFLLGAFTIVGFESAANLAEETKRPEIVVPRAMWQAVLASGVLGFLFLLVVTAAVDDPVALAESGTPIADVIRDILGSFVGTALLVLVAIAIFACGLVILLSGVRLVWAMSRDQRFPGWQALNKVNARTKTPLNATIALTTISAVILGIFSTSTDALFKLFGAATLLPAVIYAITVVLYIATRRKLPPSAGFNLGRWEVPIMAVAVIWLVFALSLFRDASFRDPWLYVLVMVAIGACYLGYLLVTRGKDGLRMPDMHSIDAELDSQGSR; encoded by the coding sequence ATGACCCATTCTTCCAGACAATCCGAACCCGACGGCGTGGCCCAGTTCGGCTACACCGAATCCCTCGAACGCTCCACCGGTCGCTTCGCGTCCTTCGCCGTGGCGTTCGCCTTCGTCTCCATCGCCACCGGCATCTTCACCACCTACGGCAGTGTGCTGGGCAGCTCCGGACCGATGGGCATCTGGACCTGGCCCATCGTCATCGTCGGGCAGTTGGCGGTGGCCCTGCTGCTAGGCGCGCTGGCCGCCCGCATCCCCGTCACCGGCTACGCCTACCAATGGGTGTCGCGGCTGGCCAACCCGATCCTCGGCTGGATCACCGGGTGGATCTCGTTCACCTTCCTGGCGATCGTGGTGGTCGCGGTCGACTACACCGTCGCCTCCACCGTGGTGCCCGCCCTGTTCGACTTCGAAGGCACCGCGGCTACCGCATTCTTGATCACCGCGGGCGTGCTGCTGCTGCAGGCACTGCTGGTGGGGCTGTCCATGAAGTGGACCGAACGGGTGAACAACTTCGCCGTCACCGCCGAACTGATCGGCATGGTGGCCCTGGTGGTACTGCTGTTCATCGTGGGAGTGGCCGCGCACAAGCTCTCGGCGGACAACCTGTTCTCCACCGGAGCTGTTCCCGCCGAAGGCTATTGGAGCTTCGGCACCGCCACCGCCGCCGGCCCGTGGATGCTCGCCTTCCTGCTGGGCGCATTCACCATCGTCGGGTTCGAGTCGGCGGCCAACCTCGCCGAGGAGACCAAACGCCCGGAAATCGTGGTGCCGCGGGCCATGTGGCAGGCCGTCCTGGCCTCCGGCGTGCTCGGGTTTCTGTTCCTGCTGGTGGTCACGGCCGCCGTCGACGACCCGGTGGCCTTGGCCGAATCCGGGACCCCGATCGCCGACGTCATCCGCGACATCCTGGGCTCGTTCGTGGGCACTGCGCTGCTGGTGCTGGTGGCCATCGCCATCTTCGCGTGCGGCCTGGTGATCCTGCTGTCCGGGGTGCGCCTGGTCTGGGCGATGTCGCGTGACCAACGGTTCCCCGGCTGGCAGGCCCTGAACAAGGTCAACGCCAGGACCAAGACGCCCCTGAACGCCACCATCGCGCTCACCACCATCTCCGCGGTCATCCTCGGCATCTTCTCCACCAGCACCGACGCCCTGTTCAAGCTGTTCGGGGCCGCGACGCTGCTGCCCGCGGTCATCTACGCCATCACCGTCGTGCTCTATATCGCCACCCGCCGTAAGCTGCCGCCCAGCGCCGGATTCAACCTGGGCCGCTGGGAGGTGCCGATCATGGCCGTCGCGGTGATCTGGCTGGTGTTCGCGCTGTCGCTGTTCCGCGACGCGTCATTCCGCGACCCGTGGTTGTACGTGCTGGTCATGGTGGCCATCGGCGCCTGCTATCTGGGCTACCTGCTGGTGACCCGCGGCAAGGACGGATTGCGCATGCCGGACATGCACTCCATCGACGCCGAGCTCGACAGTCAGGGTTCACGTTGA
- a CDS encoding FGGY family carbohydrate kinase, with product MTVLAIDQGTSGTKAIVVDDSGAVVGLAEIPVHPVYLADGGVEQDPGELLESVLGAGRAAVAQAGRRIDAVSLANQGETVLAWDPDTGSPLSPAIVWQDRRAETVCAAVQDHGDELAARTGLVLDPYFSAPKMAWLRRAVTTEGVVTTSDTWLLHQLTGAFVTDATTASRSLLTDLGVPGWSHDLLALFGLTDERLPAIVGNDEIIGTTAAFGDEAPVGGVVVDQQAALLAESCLDPGTAKCTLGTGAFLLANTGGTGVRSSAGLTTSVAWRIAGRDTFCVDGQVYTAASAVKWLTALGVIADAGEMDRVAAADAGSVMCVPALAGLAAPWWKPHATATLAGMTLSTERGHLVLAVLQGIAAQIAELVTAINADTGAPLTRLRVDGGLTRSSVLMQACADLIQVPVDVYPSPHATALGAAGLATLSLHPDRPLGSVIPDWSPAATFDPAWSGDRATEFRSQWRFLADRTFQ from the coding sequence TTGACGGTGTTGGCGATCGACCAGGGCACCTCGGGGACCAAGGCCATCGTGGTCGACGACTCCGGGGCCGTGGTGGGGCTCGCCGAGATCCCGGTGCATCCGGTCTATCTCGCCGACGGCGGTGTCGAGCAGGACCCCGGTGAGCTCCTGGAGTCCGTGCTCGGCGCCGGCCGTGCCGCCGTGGCGCAGGCCGGCCGGCGCATCGACGCGGTGTCGCTGGCCAATCAGGGCGAGACGGTGCTGGCCTGGGATCCCGACACCGGCAGCCCACTCAGCCCGGCCATCGTCTGGCAGGACCGGCGCGCCGAAACCGTATGTGCCGCAGTGCAGGACCATGGTGACGAACTTGCCGCGCGGACCGGTCTGGTGCTCGACCCGTACTTCTCGGCGCCGAAGATGGCCTGGCTGCGCCGCGCCGTCACCACCGAGGGCGTGGTCACCACCTCCGACACCTGGCTGCTGCATCAGCTCACCGGGGCCTTCGTCACCGACGCCACCACGGCCAGCCGCTCTCTGCTGACCGACCTCGGCGTGCCCGGGTGGAGCCATGATCTGCTGGCGCTGTTCGGACTCACCGACGAACGCCTGCCCGCGATCGTGGGCAACGACGAGATCATCGGCACCACAGCGGCGTTCGGAGACGAAGCACCCGTCGGCGGCGTCGTGGTGGACCAGCAGGCCGCCCTGCTCGCCGAATCCTGCCTGGACCCCGGGACCGCCAAGTGCACGCTGGGCACCGGGGCGTTCCTGCTGGCCAACACCGGCGGCACCGGGGTGCGCTCGAGCGCGGGCCTCACCACATCGGTGGCGTGGCGGATCGCCGGCCGGGACACCTTCTGCGTGGACGGCCAGGTCTACACCGCGGCCTCGGCAGTGAAATGGCTGACCGCCCTTGGTGTCATCGCCGATGCCGGGGAAATGGACCGGGTGGCCGCCGCGGATGCCGGGTCGGTGATGTGTGTCCCCGCCCTCGCCGGGCTCGCCGCGCCGTGGTGGAAGCCGCACGCCACCGCCACGCTGGCCGGCATGACGCTGTCCACCGAGCGTGGACATCTGGTGCTGGCGGTGCTGCAGGGCATCGCCGCGCAGATCGCGGAACTGGTCACCGCCATCAACGCCGACACCGGCGCACCGCTGACCCGGCTGCGGGTCGACGGCGGGCTCACCCGATCGAGCGTGCTGATGCAGGCCTGCGCCGATCTGATCCAGGTGCCGGTGGACGTGTATCCCTCGCCGCATGCCACCGCCCTCGGTGCCGCCGGCCTGGCGACACTGAGCCTGCACCCGGACCGCCCGCTGGGCAGCGTGATCCCGGACTGGTCACCGGCGGCGACCTTCGACCCGGCGTGGAGCGGTGACCGCGCCACCGAATTCCGTTCGCAATGGCGATTTTTAGCTGATAGGACGTTCCAGTGA
- a CDS encoding NAD(P)/FAD-dependent oxidoreductase, whose translation MIHDVAVIGAGIVGSAVARELSGHRVSVALLEARDDVGDGTSKANTAILHTGFDATPGTLESELVRRGYRLLSDYAQQTGIPVEHTGALLVAWDQEQLDALAGLRDKAEANGYHRCAIVDAAEVYRQVPHLGPGALGGLTVPDESIICTWTVNLALATDAVNRGTTLLTGHRVESVSRSGDLTTLGTTGGTVRARWVVNAAGLGADKVDALFGHRRFTVTPRRGELIVYDKLARALVDKIVLPVPTSRGKGVLVSPTIYGNVMLGPTSEDLTDRSATATSETGFEFLLEKGRVLMPELLAEEVTATYAGLRAAIDHPDYLIDTDAEQQYLLVGGIRSTGLTSGMAVAEHVRDQLLSAGMELVTRTDLPDPPAMPNLGEAFPRPYQQADRIAADPAYGRIVCFCERVTEGEVRDACHSVIPPTTLEGLRRRTRVMNGRCQAFFCGAEVQALLEGNRS comes from the coding sequence GTGATTCATGATGTGGCCGTCATCGGCGCCGGCATCGTCGGCTCGGCCGTCGCCCGGGAGCTTTCCGGGCACCGGGTGTCGGTGGCCCTGCTGGAGGCCCGCGACGATGTGGGTGACGGCACCAGCAAGGCCAACACGGCGATCCTGCACACCGGGTTCGACGCCACGCCCGGCACGCTGGAGTCGGAACTGGTGCGCCGCGGTTACCGACTGCTCTCCGACTACGCGCAACAGACCGGTATTCCGGTGGAACACACCGGCGCTCTACTGGTGGCCTGGGACCAGGAGCAACTCGACGCGCTCGCCGGACTGCGGGACAAAGCCGAGGCCAACGGTTACCACCGCTGCGCCATCGTCGACGCTGCCGAGGTGTACCGCCAGGTGCCTCACCTCGGTCCCGGCGCGCTCGGCGGGTTGACGGTCCCCGACGAGTCCATCATCTGCACTTGGACGGTGAACCTGGCGCTGGCCACCGATGCCGTCAACCGCGGTACAACGCTGCTGACCGGGCACCGGGTCGAATCCGTCTCCCGCAGTGGTGATCTCACCACCTTGGGGACCACCGGGGGGACCGTGCGGGCCCGCTGGGTGGTCAACGCCGCAGGGCTGGGCGCCGACAAGGTCGACGCCCTGTTCGGCCACCGCCGCTTCACCGTCACCCCGCGGCGCGGGGAACTCATCGTGTACGACAAATTGGCCCGCGCCCTGGTCGACAAGATCGTGCTGCCGGTGCCCACGTCGCGCGGCAAGGGCGTCCTGGTGAGCCCGACCATCTACGGCAACGTGATGCTGGGTCCGACGTCAGAGGACCTCACTGACCGCTCCGCCACCGCCACCTCCGAGACCGGGTTCGAGTTCCTGCTCGAGAAGGGACGCGTCCTCATGCCGGAACTGCTGGCCGAAGAGGTGACGGCCACCTACGCCGGGCTGCGGGCGGCCATCGACCACCCCGACTACCTGATCGACACCGACGCAGAACAGCAGTACCTGCTGGTGGGCGGCATCCGGTCCACGGGACTCACATCCGGGATGGCGGTGGCCGAGCATGTCCGTGACCAGTTACTCTCAGCGGGAATGGAATTGGTGACACGGACCGATCTGCCCGATCCGCCCGCCATGCCCAACCTGGGTGAGGCCTTCCCGCGGCCCTACCAGCAGGCCGACCGGATCGCCGCCGACCCGGCGTACGGCCGCATCGTCTGCTTCTGCGAGCGGGTCACCGAAGGCGAGGTCCGCGACGCCTGCCACTCGGTGATCCCCCCCACCACCCTGGAGGGGCTGCGCCGACGCACTCGCGTGATGAACGGCCGCTGCCAGGCCTTCTTCTGCGGCGCCGAGGTGCAGGCGCTGCTGGAGGGGAACCGGTCATGA